The Toxoplasma gondii ME49 chromosome XII, whole genome shotgun sequence genome includes a region encoding these proteins:
- a CDS encoding hypothetical protein (encoded by transcript TGME49_247750) yields the protein MADLETMLGPGRMGSVYSPRNDEERKITPGPAKSEEDRRTNDDSESESSECSDKHAYDFPEADPLLFAAAVLGDNSLVTNAETYIEAIREWRTSEEKNFQQQLEDICKSAVTTDEGTELMAVELEGLLSRGNDIVERIKAARADLEKEIHAITLAGKSEEIKAGDFQTQLTAAPEVPSLTDQTEEVIRLELRYTDLARMHVSWECEQKAAEAELEKLESDIGQYCCDIAEALEEVTKTERRSALCRDQKYKTHDRDFGDDSRLSSPSIREGASADADMSQSDHLDDVSTETKRFFNSVLMQCAEVSLVDRVWLAVIETTVFDRRRLTSRAQMLK from the exons ATGGCGGACTTAGAAACCATGTTGGGCCCCGGAAGAATGGGGAGTGTTTATTCACCCAGGAATGATGAAGAACGCAAGATAACACCAGGCCCTGCAAAGTCAGAGGAGGATCGGAGAACCAATGACGATTCAGAAAGTGAGTCTTCGGAATGTTCAGACAAGCACGCATACGACTTCCCGGAAGCCGATCCTCTCCTTTTTGCAGCAGCTGTGTTAGGCGACAACTCCCTAGTAACTAACGCCGAGACGTACATTGAAGCCATCAGAGAGTGGAGGACGTCAGAGGAAAAGAATTTTCAGCAACAACTCGAAGATATTTGCAAATCAGCAGTTACCACCGACGAGGGGACGGAACTTATGGCCGTGGAGCTCGAGGGTCTCTTGTCTCGTGGCAACGACATCGTTGAGAGGATCAAGGCGGCACGGGCAGACTTGGAGAAAGAGATTCAT GCCATTACGCTTGCTGGAAAGTCTGAGGAAATCAAGGCCGGGGATTTTCAGACGCAGCTGACTGCCGCTCCCGAGGTGCCATCGTTAACAGACCAGACTGAGGAAGTTATAAGGCTGGAGCTCCGCTACACTGACTTGGCAC GTATGCACGTCAGCTGGGAGTGCGAGCAAAAGGCTGCCGAAGCTGAGCTGGAGAAATTGGAATCAGATATTGGACAG TACTGTTGCGATATTGCTGAGGCGTTGGAGGAAGtaacgaagacagagaggcggtCAGCACTGTGCCGAGACCAG AAGTACAAGACGCACGACCGTGATTTCGGTGACGACTCAAggctttcctctccatctATAAGGGAAGGTGCCTCCGCCGATGCTGACATGTCTCAGTCAGATCACTTGGACGATGtgtcgacagaaacgaaacggTTTTTCAATTCCGTTCTCATGCAGTGTGCTGAAGTAAGTCTTGTGGATCGCGTTTGGCTCGCTGTTATCGAGACCACAGTATTCGACCGTCGACGTCTCACCTCCCGGGCTCAGATGCTGAAGTAG